The DNA window GCTAATCGACCAATTGAATCTTGAATTGCATTTATTAAAAATTGTAGACGAAGGAATGGCCAAAGAAACATCTATAAAAAGCGATATAATCAGCTATGCGAATTCCAATAAGCTAAAATACGATCAAATGCACATCAGAGAAGGAAGAACAATAGAAGAAGGAATACATCATTTTCTTGAAGAGTTTGATATCTCCATTTCCGCCATGGCTACACATGCCCGTCACGGTATCAAACATTTTTTTCTTGGAAGCCTGACCGAAGAATTGGTGGATGAAATAAATGTACCTTTTTATACCTTCAGAATTGAAGCTTAATGACAAAAGCTGAAAAGGCAGCATCCATTGCCAAAATACTGGATGATTTATACCCTGAAACACCAATTCCACTTCAGCACAATGATCCTTTTACACTACTGATAGCGGTCTTATTGTCTGCTCAATGTACAGATGAAAGGGTCAATAAGGTTTCTCCCTATTTATTTGAAAAGGCCGATAATCCTTTTGATATGGCCGGATTGAGGGAAGAAGAAATTAAAGAAGTTATTAAACCTTGTGGTCTTTCACCCCAAAAATCAAAAGCGATCAAAGGATTATCTGAAATCATCGTCCAAAAACACAAAGGGATAGTGCCTGCAAGTTTTGAAGAACTGGAAAAATTACCAGGAGTAGGGCATAAGACGGCCTCAGTTGTGATGTCCCAGGCATTTGGAGTACCTGCCTTTCCGGTTGATACCCATATCCACCGGCTTTCTTATCGCTGGGGACTATCTACAGGGAAGAATGTTGAAAAAACCGAAATAGATCTGAAACGGCTATATCCTGAAAATACCTGGAACAAGCTTCATCTACAGATCATTTTTTTTGGAAGGGAATATTGTCCGGCACGGGGGCATGTCTTTTCGGAATGTCCAATTTGCAGCATTTACGGAAGGAAATCCTTGTTGAAAAAGAAAAAGAGCTGATCAAAATCAGTAATAGGATTATAACGTATCATAAATCTCCGTATGAATCATTGATAGTTTAGACAGAGTAAAAAGAGAAATGCTATGAACACTCAAAGCCCAGTTTCCAAAATAATGACAAGCAAAGTTGTCACGATTGATGTAAATGCTTCACTGGAAAAAGCCAGAGATTTATTCAAGAAAAATAAAATCCGACACCTTCCGGTAACAGACAATGAATTGGTGATCGGAATTTTAAGTCAGACGGATCTTTTGCGTTTGAGTTTTGGCAATACCTATGTCGATGATGATATGGTAGGTGAAGATGGAATCATGGATGAACTGTCTATCAATCAGATCATGAAACACAAACCGGATATGGTGGGGCCTAATGATAGCATCAAAGAAGTAGCTGAGAAATTTATAAGTGCAGAATACCACGCTCTTCCGGTAGAAGATAATGGCAAGCTCGTGGGAATAGTTACTACTACGGATGTGATACGTTTTCTGCTTTCAAAAAGCTAAATTATCTTGGTCTTGAAATTGGCCAATAATGAAAAACCTTTTTACTGTTTTCATCTTATTTCTATTGCTGGGATGCGGGAAAAATAAAATTAATAACTTACAAAATATTGATATTCAAGGACATAGAGGGTGTCGTGGTTTAATGCCAGAAAACTCAATACCCGCTATGCAAAAGGCTCTTGAATTGGGCGTAAGTACCCTGGAGATGGATGTTGTTATTAGCTCTGACAAAAAGGTTTTATTAAGCCATGAACCCTTTTTCAATTCTGAAATTTGTTTTAACAGCCTCGGAGAGGAAATTGTCATAGATTGCCTAAATAATAATCTTTATCAAATGAACTATAGTAAAATTGAACTCTTTGACTGTGGATTGAAAAGAAATGATCAATTTCCTAAACAAAAAAAAATATCTGTAAAAAAGCCATTATTAGAAGAAGTGATACATCTGGCAAAATCAGAAAACAAGAAAAAAAGATCAAAAATTTGTCAATTTAATATTGAAATCAAATCAAGACCCCAGTGGGACGGGATTTATCATCCGGAAATTGAGGTGTATTGTGATTTGGTAATGGAAGTATTGGAAAGCTGCCAAATAATTTCTTACAGTACGATTCAGTCTTTTGATCCTAGAGTATTGATTTATATGCATAAAAAATACCCAAAAGTTAGATTAGCCTATCTTTTAGAAGATGTAAATGACTGGAGTGAAGCGATCAAAATTTTAGATTTTGAGCCGGAAATTATCAGTCCTTATTATAATTCATTGAGTCAATCTATCCTTAATAATTTGCATTCAAGGGGATTTTTAGTCATTCCTTGGACAGTGAACGAGGAGGCAGAGATAGAAAAATTATTGAGGATGGGCGTAGACGGAATAATAAGCGACTATCCTAATGTGCTTATTGATATTATCAATAAAATAAAAGAGCCATCAGGCAACAGTTTGATATCTCCAACGTAGATTTATTATTATTGCTATTTAAGCTATAACCATGAGAAACGGATTCCTTTTAGTAATTGGGTTTATTTTCCTTAATTCTTTACTCTTTGCACAGGGAATAGAAGACATCAGGGGAGAAAAACCAAAATACATATTAAAAAAACTAAGCAGAAACGTAAATACCATTTACGACGATGTAAAACCCATCATCACGCCCGATGGGTTGCGCTTGTATTACTATATCACTGATCACCCGGAAAACCACGATGGAACCAAAGGAAGCCAGGATATCTGGTACGTCGAAAGAGACTCTTTTGGCGGCCCCTGGAGCGAACATCGCCATATGTCACACCCATTTAATCATCATCAATACAATGCTGTGCTTTCTGTATTGGAAAATGGAAACGCCCTATTGCTAAAGGGAGGTAAAAGCAGAGGTAAAATGAATACCTTTTCTATAATTCGAAAATCGGGCGATAATTGGTCCGATATGCAGGAATTGAACATAGATAATCTTGATAAAATGAACCAGGGCAAGTTTTTTGGAGGATTTATGTCCGATGATGAAAAAGTTCTCTTTATCTATATGAGCGAGACCAAAGATCAGGTCAACAGCGACCTTTATGTTAGTTTTGCCAAAGGAGGAAATAAATTTTCCAAACCAAAAAAACTGGGAAAGCCAATCAATACATTTCAGGATGAATTCGGTCCATTTTTAACCAAAGACAATAAAACATTGTATTTCAGCAGTGGCAGACCCGGAGGAAAGGGTGGAATTGATATATACCAAAGTGAAAGGCTTGACGATACGTATTTAAAGTGGTCGGAACCTGACAATTTGGGTGAACCAATAAATACCCGGGGCTTTGATGCATATTTTTCCATCGATGAGTCAGGTACAAATATGTTTACTACCAGGGCGTATAAATCGGCCGATGGCGGTAGTCTTGATATTCTCAGTTTTGTACCGCGCCCGCCGGATATTTATATCAAGGGAGTGATCTATGATAGAGTAAGCCAAGAACCTTTGATGGCATTTACTAATCTTAATAGCCTAAAAGGCAAACCGGAAATGGTGTCTGTTAGTCCTTATGGAGAATTCAGCATTGAAAAGGAGGTTCAGGATGTATACACTCTGAGTTTTACGGCCGATGGCTATATATCTCAGGAAAAAGAACTCAGTTTAATAAACCTCGAAGAAGACACGACTGTCGAGCTTAAAATATATTTACAGCCAAAAGCCGCAAAACTCAATTTGTCTGGTTTAGTTACCAAGTTGGGGACATTTGATCCGGTATCAGCCAATATCAATATACTTTTTGAAGGGAATTCAATTAGAAATACAACATCCGATCCAAATTTGGGAGAATACGATGTGGATTTACCAAAACCGGGGAAATATTATTTTCAATTAAATGCAGAGGGCTATTTGGCCCTTACAGACAGTTTGATTGTTGAAGATTTAGGTCAGGATCAGTTTCTTTCAAAGAATTTTGAAATGACGGAACTTTCAGTTGGAACGACCGTCCGTTTGAATAACATTTACTTTGACTTTGATAAAACTAATTTAAGACCTGAATCCTATCCGGAATTAGACAAAGTAGTTGAAATGATGACGACCAATGAAAACCTGGAAATCGAAATTGCCGGGCACACGGATGATAAGGGTTCCGATCAATACAATCAGGAGTTATCCCAGGGAAGGGCAGAAGCCGTAAGGGAATACATTGTCAATCAGGGTATTGAGGGTTATCGAATTACAGCAGTTGGCTATGGAGAAAGCAAACCTGAAACTACCAATGACACAGAAGAAGGCCGGCAGATAAATCGAAGAGTGGAATTTACTGTATTAAAAGCCAATTAATTTTTAACAATATTGTCCGGAACCCTATAAAATGATTTGATGAAGTCCAATACTGTTTGGCTTTCATCCTCATTTTTGGATCCGAGAAGGTTGTCTTCCGTAAGTTCAAACTTGTCCAATCGGCTTTTGAATTTTAGAATATCCAGGTCGCGGTATCCCATACTCCAATTGTTGAACATTCGTTTCATTAAGATCCCATCTGCTATAATTTCTACATGTTTATGTCGCGGGTCCTTCTGAATGCTTTCAAAGAGCTTTTCTACGTCCTGTTTTTCGCCTTCCAATACCTGAATAAAGCGGCCATTTATAATTTCAGGATGATAATCTGCATTTATACAAAGTAAAAAACCGGAAATGCCCATGAGTTTATTTTTTACTCTGGACTTTTCAAGAAGGGAAAACAATTCATCTTTTCCCATGTCTTTTTTAGAATAACTCGAATAAATGAGGTAATACATATTTAAATATCTAAGTTCTCAACATTATTAAGCAGATCATCAAATGATTCTCTTTTTCTTATTAAAAAGTTTTTCCCTTCCATGATCATGACTTCGGCCGGTTTTAGTCTTGAGTTATAGTTTGATGCCATGGTAAAACAATATGCTCCGGCATTATGGAATTTTAGCACATCGCCTTCGCGTATTTCAGAGATTTTCCTGTTCCAGCCAAAGGTATCGGTTTCGCAGATATAACCCACTACAGTATACAATCGTTTGGGGCCTTCAGGATTGGATATATTTTCTATATGATGATAAGCATCGTAAAACATCGGACGAATAAAATGATTCATGCCTGTATCAAGTCCTGCAAAAATTGTAGATGTGGTTTGTTTAACTACATTCACTTTAGCAAGAAAATAACCTGCCTGGCTTACGAGAAATTTACCGGGTTCAAATACCAGGCTTAAGCTTTTGCCATATTCTTTGCAAAAAGCATTGAATCTTTCCGACATCAATTTTCCCAATTCAGTTATATCAGTTTCAATGTCTCCTTCTTTATAAGGCACCTTAAACCCACTTCCGAAATCGAGAAATTCCAGATCATCAAATTCCTTTGCAGCTTCAAACAAAAGCTCTGCACCCCTGAGAAAAACCTCCGTATCAAGAATGTCGGAACCGGTATGCATATGAATTCCGGAAATTTTCATTCCACACTCTTTTACAATGCGTTTTACCAAGGGTAGTTGGTAGATAGATATTCCAAATTTTGAATCAATATGCCCGACCGAAATCTTTGAATTACCACCGGCCATAATATGAGGATTTATGCGTATGCAAACCGGTGTTTCGGGATGTAAGTGCCCGAATTGTTCGAGAATGGAAATATTATCCAGATTTAATTGAGCACCTAATTTTCGCACTTCTAGTATTTCATCCAGAGATACACAATTCGGAGTGTATAAAATATCTTCCGGCTTATAACCTGCATGTAAAGCTATTTTGACTTCCTGTATGGAAACAGCATCAATTTTGGCCCCAAGTGTTTTTAAATACTTGAGAATATTCACATTGGTCAGGGCTTTACAGGCAAAGTGAATTTCGAGATCATCAACATCAAAAGCATTGACCAATCGCTGATATTGCATATCAATTTTGGAAGTATCGTAAACATAAGTGGGCGTACCGTAATCCCTGGCAATATCTAATAGTAATTCCTTATCTGTGGTCTTTAAAATTTCCATTTGTTCAATTTGAACCTTCAAAATTATTCTAAAAGGCCGAATAATTAAATGATTATTGAATTCTTGACCAGAGTTGTTTGACAAATTCAGTCATGACCTCAATATCGTGAGGTTTGGCCAGATTTGTTTTTTCAAACAAGAGAAGTTGATACCCATTGCATTCTATATGGAATATGGAATGCATTTCAAAGAATATGATTAATTCCTTATTAAATAATTCCCTTATGGCTTCTTCATTATTTCCCTGCAACAGAAATTTGGAAGAAAATCCGGGGAACGCTTTAAAATCAATATCTGGCAAACCGGCAAGTGTTAGTACTTTATCGATAGCCACCTCTTTTTGTAAAGTGAACTTTGGAAGAAGTGCTTCCAGATTTTGAATCATTATGGTCATCCTTTTGTCTACCGAAGCCTCCATCGCACCTTCAGCATAAGCAACATCAGATATTTGAAATTCCTGACCCTTAATATCTCCATTGATTACATTATTCTGATAGTGAAGTAGTTTATTTTCAAAGAATGGAAACAATCTTAAATGAGAGATATCCCAATCCGTATCGATTGTAAATTCCCAGTTGTTTCTATACGTAACTCTCTTAATCTGTCTTTGACGTCTGGTGATATTGTATTTTCTCGTACTTGGTGTATAACCTTCTACGATACGCCTTCCAGCTAAAGGATGATTTGAGGAGGGTTTGTGTAAATCCAGGCCCACAATTTCAAAAACACCACCTTTGTCTCTGTATTTTCTCGCAAAATTAGTAACATGCTCCATCACGGTATGGTCTATGAGTCGGGCATGTGAAAAATCCAATATCAAATGCTTCTTAGGTGGTACTTTGTTTAATTCCTTTTTAAGCCCCAGATAATTAAAAAAATTGGCAAAGCGTCGAACAGAGATAAAATAGTGGTCATCGTCTTCATCGTAATGGAAATGATTTGTGGATTTAAATAGAAAAGAGAATAGATACCTTTTTTCAATACCCGCAAATGAATGAATAATCAAAGTTGAAATGATACCTGCACTAATCCCAATTACGATATCAAAAAACAAGGTGAAGAATAGTGTTATCAGGAATATAATTAGTTGTTCCTTTCCGTATTGATAAGTCCTTTTAAAGACTTTTATAGAGGCAAGTTTATATCCGGTATGCACCAGTATAGCTGCAAGTGCCGCAAGTGGAATGCGATTGAGCATGCTACTTAAAAATACAACGAGTATTAATATAGAAAGTCCCTGAAAAAAATTGGTCCAGCTGGTTCTCGCTCCTGAATTTACGGCTGCTGTACTCGGAAGTATCATGGATATCACTGGCAAGCCTCCAAAAAGAGAGGATAGCATTGTACCACCTCCGGTGGCCATTAGATTCTGATTGAGATTGGTGCTTCGGCGTTCCGGATCAATTTTGTCAACTGCCCTTGCGCTTAAAAGGGATTCCAAAGAAGCAATAAAAGTGATGTTGAGTACAATCATCCAAAATTCTATATTCAATATTTGAGAAAAATTAGGACTTATAACAGAGGCCAATAAGCTTTCGGGTAAACTAATCATTAAATAAGGGCCGATATTATGGGTATTCCCGGCAATTGTTATGGTTCGCTCTGTGCCGAAATTGAATAAAAAGGCCATAATGGAAGCATAAAACACCACCCACATGGGCGCCGGAATTATACGAATCAATTTACCTTCCAGATAGGGATAAATGAAGAGAAATGATAAACTGGTAAAGCCAATTACAGCAACGTATGGATTTATATCATTAACTAAATCCGGTATGTTGAGGATAAACTCGTAGGGTTCATGGGAAGTGCTTTCCAATCCAAAAAGGATATACATTTGGTTTAGAATAATCATAATCCCAATGGCCGATAACATTCCCTGAATGGCCGAAGAAGGGAAAAAGTCCCCCAATTCACCAAATTTGAAAAGCCCAAAGAGGAACATGAATACACCAACAATAAAAAATGCAGCTATAACTATTTCAACGCCTTGTAGTCCGCCGCCAAAACTACCTATGGCCGTAAAAATAACAATGATAGTAGCTTTTGGAGGGCCATTTACAGTTAAATGTGCGCCATTGATGTGTGAAATAATTAGCCCGCCAACAAGAACCGAAAAAATCCCTGAAGTTACGGGTAAACCACAGGCCAAAGAAATTCCCATGGCAAGAGGCAAAGCAACCAATGCCACCGTCAATCCGGCAATCAGCTCGTTTTGCCAGTATTTTTTTAGTCTTCTGTAGTGTTTAGCAAAAGGTAATTTCAAGGTTTGGCGTAGTTCAGATCAATCTTGAAAATAGATCAAAATTTCAATAAAAGGTAATTCCTTTTAGAATTTATCCATTTGAATTGCTCAATGCCTTTAGTCTTTGTAAAAGCGTAGGGTGCGAATAATTTACAAAAACAAATGCCTTATGCGGTTGAATATTACTTAGGTTTTTAACACTGAGTTTCTTCAATGCTGTAATCAGATCTTCAGCATTCCATGTTTTCGCAGCAAATTCGTCCGCTTCGTATTCATTTTTTCTACTGAAAATATTAAAAAATATGCCAATAATTTTTGAAATAGGGCTAAAAAGTATTCCAAAAGCTATGAGATTTATGGCAATACTTACTTCCTGGTAACCCAAAGCCAGGGATATATTTTGACTAAACACGAAAAGGGAAAGTATGTATAAGATGATACCCATTTGAATGATTGAAAGAAACAAACTGATTTGAATGTGTTTTTTCTTGTAATGCCCTACTTCATGCGCAAGTATGGCCATTAATTCACCATTTTCATGATTATTTAAAAGCGTATCATAAAATACCACTTTTTTGGTTTTGCCCAGCCCGCTAAAAAATGCATTGGATTTAGAGGATCGTTTTGAACCATCAATGACCATTATTTTTTGAAGTGGGAAGCCGACTTGTTCAGAATAGGTCTGAATGAGCGTTTTTAATTCCCCTTCTTCAAGAGGACTCAATTTATTGAAGATGGGAAGTATCAGACTTGTATAGAAAAGGTTCATAAAAATGGAGAAAGCCACGGCAATTATCCAAAATACTATCCAGAAATTACTTTCCAGGCTGAGGATTAAATAGAAAAACAATGCCAACAATGGAGCCCCAATTAATATTCCCAGTACCGATGATTTTAGCAAATCTAAAAGCCAAGTTTTAAGAGTAGTTTTGTTGAACCCAAATTTTTCTTCGATCACAAAGGTGTGATAAAGTGAAAATGGTAGGCCAATTATTGAAGAAGCAAAGCTTAAAATACCAAAAAACAAAAGTGGTCTTACGATAAAGTGTTGACTATAATTGGCGATAGTATCGTAAAGCCATCCAAAACCACCTGCATAAATAAAAGTCAGAGTGACAACAAGAGAAAAAGTACCACTGATTAGTTCAAAATTGAAATTGACTTTTTGGTATTTTTTGGCTTTCAACCATTCTTCATCTTTGTAAACATCCTTTAGTTCAGGAGGTAAATTTTTATTGGTGTTCCTGATATTCAGAATATCCAGAAATAAATCCAGAAAATAATTAAATAGCAGAATGCCAATTATAAGGAAGAGTATGTTTTCAGGCTGCATTAGAAATATTTGTTAAACAACAGATAATTCTTGACATAATCTTGAATTCCATCTTCAAGTGTGGTAAAAGGCTTTTTATAACCAATGCTTTTTAATTTAGCCATGTTCGCCTCAGTGAAATATTGATATTTATCCCTGATATCAGCAGGTGTATCGATAAATTCTATTTCTTCTTTTTTGTTTAAGGCTTTAAATACGCTTTTTGCAAGATCTAAAAAAGTTCTGGCTCTTCCGGACCCCAAATTATAAATCCCTGAGTCTTTTCGGTGATGCATTAGAAAAATACAAACGTCAATAAGGTCTTTTACATAAATGAAATCCCTTTTTTGCTCACCATCTTTGTAATCGGGATTATGAGATCGGAATAATTTCATTTTGCCCTTTTCGGAGATCTGTTTAAATGCGTGCAATATTACTGAGGCCATTCTTCCTTTGTGATACTCATTGGGGCCATAAACATTGAAAAATTTTAGCCCCGCCCAAAAGAATGGTTTTTTATCCTGCTTTAATGCCCATTTGTCAAATTCATTTTTAGAATCACCATAAGGATTTAAGGGTTTTAACTGTTCGATTAAGGCTTCATCATCTTTATAACCCAGTTCTCCAAGCCCATAGGTTGCTGCCGAACTGGCATAGACTAAAGGCACATGATTGTCGACGCAATACTGCCATACTTTTTTTGAGAAGTTTACATTTAGCTCATCAAAAACAGCTTTATCGAATTCTGTAGTGTCAGTTCTCGCTCCGATGTGAAAAATAAACTCCATCTCATCCGATTTGTCTTTCAACCATGAGAAGAATTCCTTTCTTTCCACATATTCCATGATTTTCTTCCCTTCAAGATTTTTTTTCTTTTCAGGATCTCCGAATGCGTCAACAGCAATGATATTATTAAATCCATCATTATTTAATCTTGAGATAAGGCATGAACCGATAAATCCCGCTGCTCCTGTTACTATTATCATTTAAGATCGATTAAAAGACTTTAATTTGTGCAAAATTAAACGTATATATCTCTAATCAAATTTCTTCAAGATCATATTCTCAGAATTGTACTGCTTGTCATAAGCTTGAGCATTCTTTCCTGTCAAAAGAGGAAACCTGAAAATGCTTTTATAAGCATCAAAGATGACCTGGAGAGAACCATTTTAATTAAGAAAGATTTAAAAAGGATCTTTTCACTTTCACCTGCGCTCACTGAGATTTTATTTTTCTCCTGTCCTGATTCAATTATAGTGGCACGAACACAAGCTTGTAATTACCCTCCACAGGCAATGAACAAAACTGTAATAAGCACCTATCCATTTGATATAGAATCTATCATAGGCCAAAAACCGGATTTAGTATTTAGTGAGGAAGGTATAACAACGGTAGAGCAATTAAAAATCTTGGAAGAAAATCAGATTCCTGTTTATATGTTCAGATATCGTCGTGTGGAGGATATTTTTATGGCAATAGAAAAAACAGGGCAATTGTGTAATTGCTCAGAACAGGTGGATGTTAAAATGAATAAACTTAAGCAAAGATTTGACACAGTGAAAGAAGATTCGCTTAGTGATGTAAAAGCTTTGGGATTGATATGGACAGATCCTATCTACGTCTATGGCCGCAATACATTGTTCACCGGTCAATTGAAAGAAATAGGTGTAGAAAATGCCGTTGATTCTATATTTGGGAGACCTTATCCGGAGTTGAACAGAGAATATTTTCTCAAGATCAACCCGAATGTAATTTTCGGTCCTTCATTTGAACATTTGGACAGCACATTATTTTTAAAATTCCCGGAGCTTAAACGAATTGATGCTTACAAAAACAAACATATATTTGAAATAGACGGTGATATCCTGACCCGTCCGTCACCGAGATCGATTGAGGCGATGATATTGATGAAATCATATATTGATGAGATATAAGATATACATACTGCCTTTATTAATAGGAATTGGATTGTTTTTATGCTTGTATTCATTACTAAACGGAAGTATTGAAAGCGATTTTGATAATCTGTACAACAGTATTTTTAATTATGATCCTGAAAACACAATTCATTATGTGATTATTAATCTTAGATTGCCGCGATTGA is part of the Hyphobacterium sp. CCMP332 genome and encodes:
- a CDS encoding BLUF domain-containing protein, which codes for MYYLIYSSYSKKDMGKDELFSLLEKSRVKNKLMGISGFLLCINADYHPEIINGRFIQVLEGEKQDVEKLFESIQKDPRHKHVEIIADGILMKRMFNNWSMGYRDLDILKFKSRLDKFELTEDNLLGSKNEDESQTVLDFIKSFYRVPDNIVKN
- the rfaD gene encoding ADP-glyceromanno-heptose 6-epimerase, whose product is MIIVTGAAGFIGSCLISRLNNDGFNNIIAVDAFGDPEKKKNLEGKKIMEYVERKEFFSWLKDKSDEMEFIFHIGARTDTTEFDKAVFDELNVNFSKKVWQYCVDNHVPLVYASSAATYGLGELGYKDDEALIEQLKPLNPYGDSKNEFDKWALKQDKKPFFWAGLKFFNVYGPNEYHKGRMASVILHAFKQISEKGKMKLFRSHNPDYKDGEQKRDFIYVKDLIDVCIFLMHHRKDSGIYNLGSGRARTFLDLAKSVFKALNKKEEIEFIDTPADIRDKYQYFTEANMAKLKSIGYKKPFTTLEDGIQDYVKNYLLFNKYF
- a CDS encoding SulP family inorganic anion transporter, with the translated sequence MKLPFAKHYRRLKKYWQNELIAGLTVALVALPLAMGISLACGLPVTSGIFSVLVGGLIISHINGAHLTVNGPPKATIIVIFTAIGSFGGGLQGVEIVIAAFFIVGVFMFLFGLFKFGELGDFFPSSAIQGMLSAIGIMIILNQMYILFGLESTSHEPYEFILNIPDLVNDINPYVAVIGFTSLSFLFIYPYLEGKLIRIIPAPMWVVFYASIMAFLFNFGTERTITIAGNTHNIGPYLMISLPESLLASVISPNFSQILNIEFWMIVLNITFIASLESLLSARAVDKIDPERRSTNLNQNLMATGGGTMLSSLFGGLPVISMILPSTAAVNSGARTSWTNFFQGLSILILVVFLSSMLNRIPLAALAAILVHTGYKLASIKVFKRTYQYGKEQLIIFLITLFFTLFFDIVIGISAGIISTLIIHSFAGIEKRYLFSFLFKSTNHFHYDEDDDHYFISVRRFANFFNYLGLKKELNKVPPKKHLILDFSHARLIDHTVMEHVTNFARKYRDKGGVFEIVGLDLHKPSSNHPLAGRRIVEGYTPSTRKYNITRRQRQIKRVTYRNNWEFTIDTDWDISHLRLFPFFENKLLHYQNNVINGDIKGQEFQISDVAYAEGAMEASVDKRMTIMIQNLEALLPKFTLQKEVAIDKVLTLAGLPDIDFKAFPGFSSKFLLQGNNEEAIRELFNKELIIFFEMHSIFHIECNGYQLLLFEKTNLAKPHDIEVMTEFVKQLWSRIQ
- the lysA gene encoding diaminopimelate decarboxylase; translation: MEILKTTDKELLLDIARDYGTPTYVYDTSKIDMQYQRLVNAFDVDDLEIHFACKALTNVNILKYLKTLGAKIDAVSIQEVKIALHAGYKPEDILYTPNCVSLDEILEVRKLGAQLNLDNISILEQFGHLHPETPVCIRINPHIMAGGNSKISVGHIDSKFGISIYQLPLVKRIVKECGMKISGIHMHTGSDILDTEVFLRGAELLFEAAKEFDDLEFLDFGSGFKVPYKEGDIETDITELGKLMSERFNAFCKEYGKSLSLVFEPGKFLVSQAGYFLAKVNVVKQTTSTIFAGLDTGMNHFIRPMFYDAYHHIENISNPEGPKRLYTVVGYICETDTFGWNRKISEIREGDVLKFHNAGAYCFTMASNYNSRLKPAEVMIMEGKNFLIRKRESFDDLLNNVENLDI
- the nth gene encoding endonuclease III gives rise to the protein MTKAEKAASIAKILDDLYPETPIPLQHNDPFTLLIAVLLSAQCTDERVNKVSPYLFEKADNPFDMAGLREEEIKEVIKPCGLSPQKSKAIKGLSEIIVQKHKGIVPASFEELEKLPGVGHKTASVVMSQAFGVPAFPVDTHIHRLSYRWGLSTGKNVEKTEIDLKRLYPENTWNKLHLQIIFFGREYCPARGHVFSECPICSIYGRKSLLKKKKS
- a CDS encoding ABC transporter substrate-binding protein, giving the protein MARTQACNYPPQAMNKTVISTYPFDIESIIGQKPDLVFSEEGITTVEQLKILEENQIPVYMFRYRRVEDIFMAIEKTGQLCNCSEQVDVKMNKLKQRFDTVKEDSLSDVKALGLIWTDPIYVYGRNTLFTGQLKEIGVENAVDSIFGRPYPELNREYFLKINPNVIFGPSFEHLDSTLFLKFPELKRIDAYKNKHIFEIDGDILTRPSPRSIEAMILMKSYIDEI
- a CDS encoding CBS domain-containing protein; amino-acid sequence: MTSKVVTIDVNASLEKARDLFKKNKIRHLPVTDNELVIGILSQTDLLRLSFGNTYVDDDMVGEDGIMDELSINQIMKHKPDMVGPNDSIKEVAEKFISAEYHALPVEDNGKLVGIVTTTDVIRFLLSKS
- a CDS encoding OmpA family protein; amino-acid sequence: MRNGFLLVIGFIFLNSLLFAQGIEDIRGEKPKYILKKLSRNVNTIYDDVKPIITPDGLRLYYYITDHPENHDGTKGSQDIWYVERDSFGGPWSEHRHMSHPFNHHQYNAVLSVLENGNALLLKGGKSRGKMNTFSIIRKSGDNWSDMQELNIDNLDKMNQGKFFGGFMSDDEKVLFIYMSETKDQVNSDLYVSFAKGGNKFSKPKKLGKPINTFQDEFGPFLTKDNKTLYFSSGRPGGKGGIDIYQSERLDDTYLKWSEPDNLGEPINTRGFDAYFSIDESGTNMFTTRAYKSADGGSLDILSFVPRPPDIYIKGVIYDRVSQEPLMAFTNLNSLKGKPEMVSVSPYGEFSIEKEVQDVYTLSFTADGYISQEKELSLINLEEDTTVELKIYLQPKAAKLNLSGLVTKLGTFDPVSANINILFEGNSIRNTTSDPNLGEYDVDLPKPGKYYFQLNAEGYLALTDSLIVEDLGQDQFLSKNFEMTELSVGTTVRLNNIYFDFDKTNLRPESYPELDKVVEMMTTNENLEIEIAGHTDDKGSDQYNQELSQGRAEAVREYIVNQGIEGYRITAVGYGESKPETTNDTEEGRQINRRVEFTVLKAN
- a CDS encoding M48 family metallopeptidase → MQPENILFLIIGILLFNYFLDLFLDILNIRNTNKNLPPELKDVYKDEEWLKAKKYQKVNFNFELISGTFSLVVTLTFIYAGGFGWLYDTIANYSQHFIVRPLLFFGILSFASSIIGLPFSLYHTFVIEEKFGFNKTTLKTWLLDLLKSSVLGILIGAPLLALFFYLILSLESNFWIVFWIIAVAFSIFMNLFYTSLILPIFNKLSPLEEGELKTLIQTYSEQVGFPLQKIMVIDGSKRSSKSNAFFSGLGKTKKVVFYDTLLNNHENGELMAILAHEVGHYKKKHIQISLFLSIIQMGIILYILSLFVFSQNISLALGYQEVSIAINLIAFGILFSPISKIIGIFFNIFSRKNEYEADEFAAKTWNAEDLITALKKLSVKNLSNIQPHKAFVFVNYSHPTLLQRLKALSNSNG
- a CDS encoding glycerophosphodiester phosphodiesterase, which translates into the protein MKNLFTVFILFLLLGCGKNKINNLQNIDIQGHRGCRGLMPENSIPAMQKALELGVSTLEMDVVISSDKKVLLSHEPFFNSEICFNSLGEEIVIDCLNNNLYQMNYSKIELFDCGLKRNDQFPKQKKISVKKPLLEEVIHLAKSENKKKRSKICQFNIEIKSRPQWDGIYHPEIEVYCDLVMEVLESCQIISYSTIQSFDPRVLIYMHKKYPKVRLAYLLEDVNDWSEAIKILDFEPEIISPYYNSLSQSILNNLHSRGFLVIPWTVNEEAEIEKLLRMGVDGIISDYPNVLIDIINKIKEPSGNSLISPT